A single window of Myxocyprinus asiaticus isolate MX2 ecotype Aquarium Trade chromosome 48, UBuf_Myxa_2, whole genome shotgun sequence DNA harbors:
- the si:ch73-330k17.3 gene encoding IGFBP domain-containing protein, which produces MAVEMATLESTRLGLQVLQTLHCPPCDYIHCSPRRALKLQCKGGITTGICGCCPACAKLAGESCGGTWDYLGKCDEGLVCIYQEGADGKPEAERKGTCKSVLEVIKTNSCRPDCTWEFCQANPNEICSSRSVAMDKHECGGYCQHTTCSSCLILKPPSCPQSCDPTDHVCLHRYGRCVRSHLAEEKQPPVCHQNLQSNSEGFFMCLSPACPTTVN; this is translated from the exons ATGGCTGTGGAGATGGCCACCTTGGAGAGTACTCGACTTGGGTTGCAGGTCCTCCAAACATTGCACTGTCCACCCTGTGATTACATCCATTGTTCCCCTCGTAGAGCACTCAAGCTCCAGTGCAAGGGTGGTATCACCACAGGGATTTGTGGTTGTTGCCCAGCCTGTGCCAAACTTGCAGGAGAAAGCTGTGGAGGGACGTGGGACTACCTGGGCAAGTGCGATGAAGGACTGGTGTGTATTTACCAAGAAGGTGCAGATGGAAAACCAGAGGCGGAACGCAAGGGAACCTGCAAATCAG TGCTTGAGGTCATCAAAACCAACTCTTGCCGCCCCGATTGTACATGGGAATTCTGTCAGGCAAACCCCAATGAGATATGCTCATCAAG GTCTGTAGCAATGGATAAACATGAGTGTGGAGGTTACTGTCAGCACACAACCTGCTCCAGCTGTCTGATTCTCAAACCTCCATCTTGTCCTCAGTCTTGTGACCCAACAGACCACGTCTGTCTGCATCGCTATGGAAGGTGTGTGCGAAGTCACCTAGCCGAGGAAAAACAACCTCCAGTCTGCCACCAGAACCTACAG AGCAACTCTGAGGGATTCTTTATGTGCTTATCTCCTGCCTGTCCAACTACAGTGAACTAA